Proteins found in one Columba livia isolate bColLiv1 breed racing homer chromosome 11, bColLiv1.pat.W.v2, whole genome shotgun sequence genomic segment:
- the MAN2A2 gene encoding alpha-mannosidase 2x isoform X1 — protein sequence MKLKKQVTVCGAAIFCVAVFSLYLMLDRVQHDPTRHQSGGNFPRSQISVLQNRIEQLEQLLEENHEIISHIKDSVLELTAHTEGQPALPHHTPNGSWVLPPESRPSFLSVSPQDCQFALGGKGQSPDLQMMAVYSLLPFDNQDGGVWKQGFDITYEPNEWDMEPLQVFVVPHSHNDPGWIKTFDKYYYDQTQHILNSMVLKMQEDPRRRFIWSEISFFSKWWDNISAQKRAAVRRLVGNGQLEMVTGGWVMPDEANSHYFAMIDQLIEGHQWLEKNIGVTPRSGWAVDPFGYSSTMPYLLKRSNLTGMLIQRVHYAIKKHFAATQNLEFMWRQTWDPDASTDIFCHMMPFYSYDVPHTCGPDPKICCQFDFKRLPGGRINCPWKVPPRAITDANVAERAQLLLDQYRKKSKLYRSKVLLVPLGDDFRYDKPQEWDAQFLNYQRIFDFLNSQPNLHVQAQFGTLSDYFDALYKKVGIVPGMRPPGFPVLTGDFFSYADREDHYWTGYFTSRPFYKSLDRVLEAHLRGAEILFSLALAHARRTGTDGRYPVSDYALLSNARRNLGLFQHHDAITGTAKEAVAVDYGSRLLHSLTNLKRVIINAAHYLVLWDKNTYHHDPAAPFLGMDDMRASQDSLPEKTVVKLGALPSRFLVVFNPLEQERLSVVPVLVDSLHTHVLSEEGQPLPCQLSAHWGSATNVVPDVYQVSVLARLPALGLRVLQLHKSFGRPTLASSVRLYLHGRDLPVHQQEAVPLHVFPAAANDFCLENQHLRACFSGRSGLLQSIRQAGEEQEQRVSSEFLVYGTRTSKDKSGAYLFLPDGEAKPYIPKDPPVVRVTEGPLFSEVASYYQHVQIMVRLYNVPGVEGLSLEVTCLVDIRDHTNKELALRFSTDIESDDTFFTDLNGFQIQPRRYQRKLPLQANFYPMPTMAYIQDLRSRLTLHTAQALGVSSLASGQLEVVLDRRLMQDDNRGLGQGLKDNKRTCNRFRLLLERRSTANKVQDGRPVSFPSLLSHLTSMHLNAEALVLPMAQEKPSPPALRSFLPLSTTLPCDFHILNLRTLQAEDDSLPSAEAALILHRKGFDCSLEAKNLGFNCTTSQGRPPTAPASTWTPWKSPLSASAWCSVSGSGRGADRPGSMGAALSPAAPAQPGGGWASTPAAGEQALGRRCRTLQRLLPSNLLVLCSQISEAAVAGLPVAGAGHGSRQRVGKAALPCSHGCPWRCTGWAPPGPWGSTGAARSLVGLGQLPEELLCTGDRARLELVGNTRLFSKGPGLFLIEVFTLVAWGSGNDALVPKVPGQQVCGVPGALGSCHQEHPLSCCEDRRGCHTPRDPWG from the exons ATGAAGCTGAAGAAGCAGGTGACGGTGTGTGGAGCTGCCATCTTCTGCGTGGCTGTTTTCTCCCTCTACCTGATGCTGGACCGGGTGCAGCATGACCCCACACGCCACCAGAGTGGGGGCAACTTCCCCAGG AGCCAGATCTCAGTGCTGCAGAACCGCAttgagcagctggagcagctgctggaggagaacCACGAGATCATCAGCCACATCAAGGACTCGGTGCTGGAGCTGACAGCCCACACAGAGGGGCAGCCGGCGCTGCCCCACCACACACCAAATGGCTCCTGGGTGCTGCCCCCTGAGAGTCGCCCGAGCTTCCTCTCCGTGTCCCCGCAGGACTGCCAGTTTGCCCTGGGGGGCAAGGGCCAGAGCCCAGACCTGCAG ATGATGGCTGTGTATTCCCTGCTGCCCTTTGACAACCAGGACGGCGGTGTGTGGAAGCAGGGCTTTGATATCACCTATGAGCCCAACGAGTGGGACATGGAGCCGCTGCAGGTGTTTGTGGTGCCGCACTCGCACAACGACCCCG GCTGGATCAAGACTTTTGACAAGTACTACTATGACCAGACGCAGCACATCCTCAACAGCATGGTGCTGAAGATGCAGGAGGACCCGCGCCGGCGCTTCATCTGGTCTGAGATCTCCTTCTTCTCCAAGTGGTGGGACAACATCAGTGCCCAGAAGCGGGCTGCAGTGCGGAG GCTGGTTGGCAATGGGCAGCTGGAGATGGTGACGGGTGGCTGGGTGATGCCTGATGAGGCCAATTCCCACTACTTTGCCATGATCGACCAGCTGATTGAGGGGCATCAGTGGCTGGAGAAGAACATTG gcgtGACACCCCGATCCGGCTGGGCCGTTGACCCCTTTGGGTACAGCTCCACCATGCCCTACCTTCTGAAGCGCTCCAACCTGACGGGGATGCTCATCCAGCGTGTGCACTATGCCATCAAGAAGCACTTTGCTGCCACTCAGAACCTGGAGTTCATGTGGAGACAGACATGGG ACCCAGACGCCAGCACCGACATATTCTGCCACATGATGCCCTTCTACAGCTACGATGTGCCCCACACCTGTGGGCCAGACCCCAAGATCTGCTGCCAGTTTGACTTCAAGCGCCTGCCAGGTGGCCGGATCAACTGCCCGTGGAAGGTGCCTCCCCGAGCCATCACCGATGCCAACGTGGCAGAGCG agcccagctgctgctggaccaGTACCGCAAGAAGTCCAAGCTGTACCGCAGCAaggtgctgctggtgccccTGGGAGATGATTTCCGCTACGACAAGCCACAGGAGTGGGACGCTCAGTTCCTCAACTACCAGCGCATCTTTGACTTCCTCAACTCCCAGCCCAACCTCCATGTCCAG GCGCAGTTTGGGACGCTCTCTGACTACTTTGATGCTCTATACAAGAAGGTGGGCATTGTGCCGGGGATGAGACCACCTGGGTTCCCAGTGCTGACGGGGGATTTCTTCTCCTATGCGGACCGGGAGGATCACTACTGGACGGGATACTTCACCTCCCGGCCCTTCTACAAGAGCCTGGACCGGGTGCTGGAGGCCCATCTCCG GGGGGCAGAGATCCTGTTCAGCTTGGCGCTTGCCCACGCCCGCCGCACCGGCACTGATGGCCGGTACCCAGTCTCTGATTACGCCCTGCTGAGCAATGCCCGACGCAACCTAGGCCTCTTCCAGCACCACGATGCCATCACTGGCACCGCCAAGGAGGCCGTGGCGGTTGACTATGGATCCCG GCTGCTCCACTCTCTGACCAACCTCAAGCGTGTCATCATCAATGCTGCGCATTACCTCGTGCTGTGGGACAAGAACACCTACCACCACGACCCTGCAGCACCCTTTCTTGGCATG GACGACATGCGCGCCAGCCAGGACTCCCTCCCGGAGAAAACCGTGGTCAAACTGGGCGCCTTGCCCAG CAGGTTCCTGGTGGTGTTCAacccgctggagcaggagcgCCTGAGTGTGGTGCCGGTGCTGGTGGACTCCCTGCACACACATGTGCTCTCCGAGgaggggcagcccctgccctgccagctcAGCGCACACTGGGGCTCCGCCACCAACGTGGTGCCCGATGTCTACCAG GTGTCGGTCCTGGCCCGGCTGCCCGCACTGGGGCTGcgtgtgctgcagctgcacaagTCCTTCGGCCGCCCCACGCTGGCATCCTCCGTGCGCCTCTACCTGCATGGCCGGGACCTGCCCGTGCACCAGCAGGAGGCCGTACCCCTGCACGTCTTCCCGGCTGCCGCCAATGACTTCTGCCTGGAGAACCAGCACCTGCGTGCCTGCTTCTCGGGGCGCTCAGGCCTGCTGCAG AGCATCCGCCAagctggggaggagcaggagcagcggGTGAGCAGCGAGTTCCTTGTCTATGGTACCAGGACCTCAAAGGACAAAAGCGGAGCTTATCTGTTTCTGCCTGACGGTGAGGCTAAG CCCTACATCCCCAAGGACCCCCCGGTGGTGCGGGTGACGGAGGGACCCCTCTTCTCAGAGGTTGCCAGCTATTACCAGCATGTGCAGATCATGGTGCGGCTTTACAACGTGCCAG GGGTGGAGggcctgtccctggaggtgacCTGCCTGGTGGACATCCGAGACCACACCAACAAGGAACTGGCCCTGCGCTTCAGCACAGACATTGAGAGCGACGACACCTTCTTCACAGACCTCAATGGTTTCCAG ATCCAGCCCCGCAGGTACCAGCGGAAGCTGCCACTGCAAGCCAACTTCTACCCCATGCCCACCATGGCCTACATCCAGGACCTGCGGAGCCGCCTGACGCTGCACACAGCCCAGGCGCTGGGGGTGTCCAGCCTCGCCAGCG GCCAGCTGGAGGTGGTCCTGGACCGTCGCCTCATGCAGGATGACAACCGGGGCCTGGGCCAGGGGCTGAAGGACAACAAACGGACTTGCAACCGCTTCCGCCTGCTCTTGGAACGCCGCTCCACCGCCAACAAG GTGCAGGATGGGCGCCCCGTCAGCTTCCCCTCGCTGCTGAGCCACCTCACCTCCATGCACCTCAACGCTGAGGCTCTGGTCCTGCCCATGGCCCAGGAGAAGCCGTCCCCACCAGCTCTGCGCTCGTTCCTGCCCCTTTCCACCACCCTCCCCTGCGACTTCCACATCCTGAACCTGCGgacgctgcaggcagag GATGACTCGCTGCCCTCGGCCGAGGCAGCCCTGATCCTGCACCGCAAAGGCTTTGACTGTAGCCTGGAGGCCAAGAACCTGGGCTTCAACTGCACCACCAGCCAGGGCAGG CCCCCAACAGCACCAGCATCCACCTGGACCCCATGGAAATCGCCACTTTCCGCATCCGCCTGGTGTAGTGTCTCCGGGAGCGGGAGAGGAGCAGACAGGCCAGGCAGCATGGGAGCGGCGCTGAGCCCCGCGGCACCGGCACAGCCTGGGGGCggctgggccagcacacccgCAGCAGGCGAGCAGGCACTGGGCAGGAGGTGCCGGACTTTGCAAAGGCTGCTGCCTTCTAATTTATTAGTCCTGTGTTCTCAGATTTCAGAAGCTGCTGTGGCAGGGCTGCCTGTGGCAGGGGCTGGGCATGGCTCCAGGCAGCGGGTGGGCAAGGCTGCCCTGCCTTGTTCCCATGGCTGCCCCTGGCGGTGCACAGGCTGGGCTCCCCCCGGCCCATggggcagcacaggggctgcCAGGAGCCTGGTGGGGTTGGGGCAGCTGCCTGAGGAGCTGCTGTGCACTGGAGACCGAGCTCGCCTGGAGCTTGTAGGAAACACGAGGCTGTTTTCCAAGGGACCTGGTCTGTTTCTGATTGAGGTTTTCACACTGGTTGCGTGGGGCAGTGGGAACGATGCTCTGGTGCCCAAAGTGCCCGGCCAGCAGGTCTGTGGTGTCCCAGGGGCTCTGGGAAGCTGTCACCAGGAGCATCCTCTTAGTTGCTGTGAGGACCGCAGGGGTTGCCACACTCCCCGGGACCCCTGGGGCTAA
- the MAN2A2 gene encoding alpha-mannosidase 2x isoform X2 → MKLKKQVTVCGAAIFCVAVFSLYLMLDRVQHDPTRHQSGGNFPRSQISVLQNRIEQLEQLLEENHEIISHIKDSVLELTAHTEGQPALPHHTPNGSWVLPPESRPSFLSVSPQDCQFALGGKGQSPDLQMMAVYSLLPFDNQDGGVWKQGFDITYEPNEWDMEPLQVFVVPHSHNDPGWIKTFDKYYYDQTQHILNSMVLKMQEDPRRRFIWSEISFFSKWWDNISAQKRAAVRRLVGNGQLEMVTGGWVMPDEANSHYFAMIDQLIEGHQWLEKNIGVTPRSGWAVDPFGYSSTMPYLLKRSNLTGMLIQRVHYAIKKHFAATQNLEFMWRQTWDPDASTDIFCHMMPFYSYDVPHTCGPDPKICCQFDFKRLPGGRINCPWKVPPRAITDANVAERAQLLLDQYRKKSKLYRSKVLLVPLGDDFRYDKPQEWDAQFLNYQRIFDFLNSQPNLHVQAQFGTLSDYFDALYKKVGIVPGMRPPGFPVLTGDFFSYADREDHYWTGYFTSRPFYKSLDRVLEAHLRGAEILFSLALAHARRTGTDGRYPVSDYALLSNARRNLGLFQHHDAITGTAKEAVAVDYGSRLLHSLTNLKRVIINAAHYLVLWDKNTYHHDPAAPFLGMDDMRASQDSLPEKTVVKLGALPRFLVVFNPLEQERLSVVPVLVDSLHTHVLSEEGQPLPCQLSAHWGSATNVVPDVYQVSVLARLPALGLRVLQLHKSFGRPTLASSVRLYLHGRDLPVHQQEAVPLHVFPAAANDFCLENQHLRACFSGRSGLLQSIRQAGEEQEQRVSSEFLVYGTRTSKDKSGAYLFLPDGEAKPYIPKDPPVVRVTEGPLFSEVASYYQHVQIMVRLYNVPGVEGLSLEVTCLVDIRDHTNKELALRFSTDIESDDTFFTDLNGFQIQPRRYQRKLPLQANFYPMPTMAYIQDLRSRLTLHTAQALGVSSLASGQLEVVLDRRLMQDDNRGLGQGLKDNKRTCNRFRLLLERRSTANKVQDGRPVSFPSLLSHLTSMHLNAEALVLPMAQEKPSPPALRSFLPLSTTLPCDFHILNLRTLQAEDDSLPSAEAALILHRKGFDCSLEAKNLGFNCTTSQGRPPTAPASTWTPWKSPLSASAWCSVSGSGRGADRPGSMGAALSPAAPAQPGGGWASTPAAGEQALGRRCRTLQRLLPSNLLVLCSQISEAAVAGLPVAGAGHGSRQRVGKAALPCSHGCPWRCTGWAPPGPWGSTGAARSLVGLGQLPEELLCTGDRARLELVGNTRLFSKGPGLFLIEVFTLVAWGSGNDALVPKVPGQQVCGVPGALGSCHQEHPLSCCEDRRGCHTPRDPWG, encoded by the exons ATGAAGCTGAAGAAGCAGGTGACGGTGTGTGGAGCTGCCATCTTCTGCGTGGCTGTTTTCTCCCTCTACCTGATGCTGGACCGGGTGCAGCATGACCCCACACGCCACCAGAGTGGGGGCAACTTCCCCAGG AGCCAGATCTCAGTGCTGCAGAACCGCAttgagcagctggagcagctgctggaggagaacCACGAGATCATCAGCCACATCAAGGACTCGGTGCTGGAGCTGACAGCCCACACAGAGGGGCAGCCGGCGCTGCCCCACCACACACCAAATGGCTCCTGGGTGCTGCCCCCTGAGAGTCGCCCGAGCTTCCTCTCCGTGTCCCCGCAGGACTGCCAGTTTGCCCTGGGGGGCAAGGGCCAGAGCCCAGACCTGCAG ATGATGGCTGTGTATTCCCTGCTGCCCTTTGACAACCAGGACGGCGGTGTGTGGAAGCAGGGCTTTGATATCACCTATGAGCCCAACGAGTGGGACATGGAGCCGCTGCAGGTGTTTGTGGTGCCGCACTCGCACAACGACCCCG GCTGGATCAAGACTTTTGACAAGTACTACTATGACCAGACGCAGCACATCCTCAACAGCATGGTGCTGAAGATGCAGGAGGACCCGCGCCGGCGCTTCATCTGGTCTGAGATCTCCTTCTTCTCCAAGTGGTGGGACAACATCAGTGCCCAGAAGCGGGCTGCAGTGCGGAG GCTGGTTGGCAATGGGCAGCTGGAGATGGTGACGGGTGGCTGGGTGATGCCTGATGAGGCCAATTCCCACTACTTTGCCATGATCGACCAGCTGATTGAGGGGCATCAGTGGCTGGAGAAGAACATTG gcgtGACACCCCGATCCGGCTGGGCCGTTGACCCCTTTGGGTACAGCTCCACCATGCCCTACCTTCTGAAGCGCTCCAACCTGACGGGGATGCTCATCCAGCGTGTGCACTATGCCATCAAGAAGCACTTTGCTGCCACTCAGAACCTGGAGTTCATGTGGAGACAGACATGGG ACCCAGACGCCAGCACCGACATATTCTGCCACATGATGCCCTTCTACAGCTACGATGTGCCCCACACCTGTGGGCCAGACCCCAAGATCTGCTGCCAGTTTGACTTCAAGCGCCTGCCAGGTGGCCGGATCAACTGCCCGTGGAAGGTGCCTCCCCGAGCCATCACCGATGCCAACGTGGCAGAGCG agcccagctgctgctggaccaGTACCGCAAGAAGTCCAAGCTGTACCGCAGCAaggtgctgctggtgccccTGGGAGATGATTTCCGCTACGACAAGCCACAGGAGTGGGACGCTCAGTTCCTCAACTACCAGCGCATCTTTGACTTCCTCAACTCCCAGCCCAACCTCCATGTCCAG GCGCAGTTTGGGACGCTCTCTGACTACTTTGATGCTCTATACAAGAAGGTGGGCATTGTGCCGGGGATGAGACCACCTGGGTTCCCAGTGCTGACGGGGGATTTCTTCTCCTATGCGGACCGGGAGGATCACTACTGGACGGGATACTTCACCTCCCGGCCCTTCTACAAGAGCCTGGACCGGGTGCTGGAGGCCCATCTCCG GGGGGCAGAGATCCTGTTCAGCTTGGCGCTTGCCCACGCCCGCCGCACCGGCACTGATGGCCGGTACCCAGTCTCTGATTACGCCCTGCTGAGCAATGCCCGACGCAACCTAGGCCTCTTCCAGCACCACGATGCCATCACTGGCACCGCCAAGGAGGCCGTGGCGGTTGACTATGGATCCCG GCTGCTCCACTCTCTGACCAACCTCAAGCGTGTCATCATCAATGCTGCGCATTACCTCGTGCTGTGGGACAAGAACACCTACCACCACGACCCTGCAGCACCCTTTCTTGGCATG GACGACATGCGCGCCAGCCAGGACTCCCTCCCGGAGAAAACCGTGGTCAAACTGGGCGCCTTGCCCAG GTTCCTGGTGGTGTTCAacccgctggagcaggagcgCCTGAGTGTGGTGCCGGTGCTGGTGGACTCCCTGCACACACATGTGCTCTCCGAGgaggggcagcccctgccctgccagctcAGCGCACACTGGGGCTCCGCCACCAACGTGGTGCCCGATGTCTACCAG GTGTCGGTCCTGGCCCGGCTGCCCGCACTGGGGCTGcgtgtgctgcagctgcacaagTCCTTCGGCCGCCCCACGCTGGCATCCTCCGTGCGCCTCTACCTGCATGGCCGGGACCTGCCCGTGCACCAGCAGGAGGCCGTACCCCTGCACGTCTTCCCGGCTGCCGCCAATGACTTCTGCCTGGAGAACCAGCACCTGCGTGCCTGCTTCTCGGGGCGCTCAGGCCTGCTGCAG AGCATCCGCCAagctggggaggagcaggagcagcggGTGAGCAGCGAGTTCCTTGTCTATGGTACCAGGACCTCAAAGGACAAAAGCGGAGCTTATCTGTTTCTGCCTGACGGTGAGGCTAAG CCCTACATCCCCAAGGACCCCCCGGTGGTGCGGGTGACGGAGGGACCCCTCTTCTCAGAGGTTGCCAGCTATTACCAGCATGTGCAGATCATGGTGCGGCTTTACAACGTGCCAG GGGTGGAGggcctgtccctggaggtgacCTGCCTGGTGGACATCCGAGACCACACCAACAAGGAACTGGCCCTGCGCTTCAGCACAGACATTGAGAGCGACGACACCTTCTTCACAGACCTCAATGGTTTCCAG ATCCAGCCCCGCAGGTACCAGCGGAAGCTGCCACTGCAAGCCAACTTCTACCCCATGCCCACCATGGCCTACATCCAGGACCTGCGGAGCCGCCTGACGCTGCACACAGCCCAGGCGCTGGGGGTGTCCAGCCTCGCCAGCG GCCAGCTGGAGGTGGTCCTGGACCGTCGCCTCATGCAGGATGACAACCGGGGCCTGGGCCAGGGGCTGAAGGACAACAAACGGACTTGCAACCGCTTCCGCCTGCTCTTGGAACGCCGCTCCACCGCCAACAAG GTGCAGGATGGGCGCCCCGTCAGCTTCCCCTCGCTGCTGAGCCACCTCACCTCCATGCACCTCAACGCTGAGGCTCTGGTCCTGCCCATGGCCCAGGAGAAGCCGTCCCCACCAGCTCTGCGCTCGTTCCTGCCCCTTTCCACCACCCTCCCCTGCGACTTCCACATCCTGAACCTGCGgacgctgcaggcagag GATGACTCGCTGCCCTCGGCCGAGGCAGCCCTGATCCTGCACCGCAAAGGCTTTGACTGTAGCCTGGAGGCCAAGAACCTGGGCTTCAACTGCACCACCAGCCAGGGCAGG CCCCCAACAGCACCAGCATCCACCTGGACCCCATGGAAATCGCCACTTTCCGCATCCGCCTGGTGTAGTGTCTCCGGGAGCGGGAGAGGAGCAGACAGGCCAGGCAGCATGGGAGCGGCGCTGAGCCCCGCGGCACCGGCACAGCCTGGGGGCggctgggccagcacacccgCAGCAGGCGAGCAGGCACTGGGCAGGAGGTGCCGGACTTTGCAAAGGCTGCTGCCTTCTAATTTATTAGTCCTGTGTTCTCAGATTTCAGAAGCTGCTGTGGCAGGGCTGCCTGTGGCAGGGGCTGGGCATGGCTCCAGGCAGCGGGTGGGCAAGGCTGCCCTGCCTTGTTCCCATGGCTGCCCCTGGCGGTGCACAGGCTGGGCTCCCCCCGGCCCATggggcagcacaggggctgcCAGGAGCCTGGTGGGGTTGGGGCAGCTGCCTGAGGAGCTGCTGTGCACTGGAGACCGAGCTCGCCTGGAGCTTGTAGGAAACACGAGGCTGTTTTCCAAGGGACCTGGTCTGTTTCTGATTGAGGTTTTCACACTGGTTGCGTGGGGCAGTGGGAACGATGCTCTGGTGCCCAAAGTGCCCGGCCAGCAGGTCTGTGGTGTCCCAGGGGCTCTGGGAAGCTGTCACCAGGAGCATCCTCTTAGTTGCTGTGAGGACCGCAGGGGTTGCCACACTCCCCGGGACCCCTGGGGCTAA